A single window of Paenibacillus sp. SYP-B4298 DNA harbors:
- a CDS encoding C40 family peptidase, with translation MKKLWTLALAGAIAVAAIPHPADAAAGQAQIQASVSFRTAPSTASEVTAYLKAGEIVNLLEQVNAYWYKVQTSGGAIGYVSAQARYISVLSAPTPDTGSGQTNASIKSSVSFRTAASTNAARIRYLQAGEQVQIVSQPNAYWYEVMDSSGTRGYISSKPSFVTVNGAIPPTNGGAAPAPTPAPVPTGSYEQAIAAGMTYLGTPYQYGSDRNSTAAFDCSAFTRRAFLDGMGIKLPADSRQQGDYVKQIGKTTTSWSQLKRGDLMFFSDYKGTSKSSYDKVDKSKAGISHTGIYLGNGQVLHTYSKASGGVRIDSIQGKHWEYRFLFGGSVS, from the coding sequence ATGAAGAAATTATGGACATTAGCCTTAGCGGGAGCTATCGCTGTCGCTGCTATACCACATCCAGCGGACGCTGCCGCAGGTCAAGCCCAGATTCAGGCTTCCGTCAGCTTCCGAACAGCACCCAGCACAGCATCTGAGGTTACAGCCTATCTGAAGGCTGGAGAGATCGTCAATCTGCTGGAGCAGGTCAATGCCTATTGGTACAAGGTGCAGACCAGTGGTGGAGCAATCGGATATGTCTCCGCACAAGCCAGGTACATAAGCGTTCTATCTGCGCCGACTCCAGATACCGGGTCGGGACAGACCAATGCATCCATCAAGTCATCCGTATCATTCCGTACTGCGGCCTCGACCAACGCGGCGCGCATTCGTTATTTGCAAGCAGGGGAGCAGGTGCAGATTGTCAGTCAGCCCAATGCCTACTGGTATGAGGTGATGGACAGCTCGGGCACTCGGGGATATATTAGCAGCAAGCCATCCTTTGTAACGGTGAATGGCGCGATTCCGCCGACGAATGGCGGGGCGGCTCCAGCTCCGACACCAGCGCCAGTACCTACGGGCTCATATGAGCAGGCGATTGCAGCGGGTATGACCTACTTGGGCACGCCCTATCAGTATGGCTCTGATCGTAATTCCACCGCCGCTTTCGATTGTTCCGCGTTCACTCGCCGCGCATTCCTGGACGGCATGGGGATTAAGCTGCCAGCCGATTCGAGACAGCAGGGAGATTACGTGAAGCAGATCGGCAAGACGACGACCTCGTGGAGCCAACTGAAGCGCGGGGATCTGATGTTCTTCAGTGATTACAAGGGAACATCAAAATCTTCCTATGACAAGGTGGACAAGTCCAAAGCAGGTATTAGCCATACGGGCATCTACCTGGGCAATGGACAGGTGCTGCACACCTATTCCAAGGCTTCGGGCGGCGTCCGCATTGATTCCATCCAGGGCAAGCATTGGGAGTACCGGTTCTTGTTCGGTGGCAGTGTATCCTGA
- a CDS encoding cation diffusion facilitator family transporter gives MIPLLNGRVIRRCSKLDQYEKIKQGERGAWVSIGAYLILSSIKLVIGYLFLSSALFADGFNNLTDIVASVAVLIGLRISQKPPDKDHPYGHFRAETIAALIASFIMAAVGIQVLVTTITSLFRGTEEVPGMLAFWVAVGAAISMYGVYLYNNRLAKRIDSHALMAAAKDNLSDALVSTGAAVGILGARLGVSWLDAAAAVVVGIIICKTAWDIFYSATHALTDGFDAGKLMTMRSSIERVQGVQSISDIKARVHGSNVLVDVIVQVDPRLTLIESHRICDEIERKMEKKHNIMSVHVHVEPFIDEHNGLKAT, from the coding sequence ATGATACCGTTATTGAATGGAAGAGTTATTCGGAGGTGCTCTAAGTTGGATCAGTATGAGAAAATAAAGCAGGGCGAGCGGGGGGCATGGGTCAGTATCGGCGCCTATCTGATTTTGTCCTCTATCAAATTGGTTATCGGCTATCTGTTCTTGTCGAGCGCCCTGTTCGCGGACGGCTTCAATAACCTGACAGACATCGTGGCATCGGTAGCAGTGCTGATCGGGCTGCGTATCTCGCAGAAGCCGCCTGACAAGGATCATCCCTATGGGCATTTCCGTGCGGAGACGATCGCTGCCCTGATCGCCTCCTTCATTATGGCCGCAGTCGGCATCCAGGTACTGGTCACCACGATTACATCCTTGTTCCGTGGAACAGAGGAGGTACCGGGGATGCTGGCCTTCTGGGTGGCGGTTGGCGCTGCAATCAGCATGTATGGCGTGTACCTGTATAACAACAGGCTGGCCAAGCGAATTGACAGTCATGCTCTGATGGCGGCGGCCAAGGACAATCTCTCGGATGCCCTGGTCAGCACAGGAGCTGCGGTCGGCATCCTGGGAGCGAGGCTTGGCGTGTCTTGGCTGGATGCCGCTGCAGCCGTCGTCGTCGGGATTATTATATGCAAGACGGCATGGGACATCTTCTATAGTGCGACACATGCCCTGACAGACGGATTTGACGCGGGCAAGCTCATGACGATGCGGTCGTCTATCGAGCGTGTACAGGGGGTGCAGTCCATATCCGATATTAAAGCGCGTGTCCACGGGAGCAATGTGCTGGTTGATGTCATCGTACAGGTAGACCCGCGCCTGACCTTGATCGAAAGCCATCGTATCTGTGATGAGATCGAGCGGAAAATGGAGAAGAAGCACAATATTATGAGTGTCCATGTTCATGTTGAGCCGTTCATTGACGAGCATAACGGCTTGAAGGCTACATAG
- a CDS encoding zinc ribbon domain-containing protein, with protein MSIFDKMKQGASEAARLAQQTVETTKLRSKISTREKEMDRISTRIGKAVFEAYLEGDLSHSEEQVLAYCEELSELRDEITELESRIKHLKEEKTCVCGKVVGPDVNYCPDCGKRLIQPQEVKPDNTIGEIRVICYHCKTENDILSKYCIQCGEELSSHG; from the coding sequence ATGTCGATATTCGATAAAATGAAGCAGGGAGCCTCGGAGGCTGCGCGGCTGGCTCAGCAGACGGTGGAGACAACCAAGCTGCGGAGCAAAATCTCTACGCGTGAGAAGGAAATGGATCGCATCAGCACAAGGATCGGGAAGGCAGTCTTCGAAGCCTATCTGGAGGGGGATCTGTCGCACTCGGAGGAGCAGGTGCTGGCATATTGTGAGGAGCTAAGCGAGCTGCGCGACGAGATTACAGAGCTGGAGTCGAGAATCAAGCATCTGAAGGAGGAGAAAACCTGTGTCTGCGGCAAGGTGGTTGGACCGGATGTGAATTACTGCCCCGACTGCGGGAAGCGTCTCATTCAGCCGCAGGAGGTGAAGCCGGATAATACGATCGGCGAGATTCGTGTCATCTGCTATCACTGCAAGACGGAGAATGACATCCTCTCCAAATATTGCATCCAGTGTGGCGAGGAGCTATCCTCACACGGTTAG
- a CDS encoding ABC-F family ATP-binding cassette domain-containing protein: MISTSGITLRFGKRALFEDVNIKFTPGNCYGLIGANGAGKSTFLKILSGEIEPTNGEVHITPGERMAVLKQNHFEYDEFKVLDTVIMGYKKLYEVMKEKDAIYLKEDFSDEDGMRAGELEAEFAEMNGWEAESEAASMLNGLGIETELHEKLMNELDGNQKVRVLLAQALFGNPQVLLLDEPTNHLDLQSIEWLENFLAGYEGTVIVVSHDRHFLNTVCTHIADIDFGKIQLYVGNYDFWYESSQLALTLMRDQNKKKEDKIKELQAFIQRFSANKSKAKQATSRKKLLDKIQLDDIRPSNRKYPFINFKPEREAGKQLLLTEGLTKSVDGEKLFENLTLTVNKGDKIALVGPNSLVKTVLMQVLMGEVEPDAGTYQWGVTTSQAYFPKDNSAYFDGVETSLVDWLRQYSKDQDESFIRGFLGRMLFSGDEALKKASVLSGGEKVRCMLSKMMLSGANVLLLDEPTNHLDLESITALNNGLIDFDGTMLFTSHDHQFIQTIANRIVEITPNGVIDRMMSYDEYLESKEIKALREQLYPAEA; the protein is encoded by the coding sequence ATGATTAGTACAAGTGGCATCACCCTGCGCTTTGGGAAGCGTGCCCTATTTGAAGATGTAAATATCAAGTTTACGCCTGGCAACTGCTATGGTCTGATCGGCGCTAACGGCGCAGGCAAGTCGACCTTCCTCAAGATTTTGTCTGGGGAGATTGAGCCTACCAATGGGGAGGTTCATATTACACCTGGCGAGCGTATGGCAGTCCTCAAGCAGAACCATTTTGAATATGATGAGTTCAAGGTGCTGGATACGGTAATCATGGGCTATAAGAAGCTCTATGAGGTCATGAAGGAGAAGGACGCGATCTATCTGAAGGAGGATTTCTCCGATGAGGACGGGATGCGCGCAGGCGAGCTGGAGGCCGAGTTCGCAGAGATGAACGGCTGGGAGGCCGAGTCCGAGGCAGCTTCGATGCTCAATGGACTGGGGATTGAGACAGAGCTGCACGAGAAGCTGATGAATGAGCTCGACGGCAACCAGAAGGTGCGTGTATTGCTGGCGCAAGCGTTGTTCGGCAACCCGCAAGTGCTGCTGCTTGACGAGCCGACGAACCACTTGGATCTGCAATCGATCGAATGGCTGGAGAACTTCCTGGCTGGCTACGAAGGCACCGTCATCGTCGTCTCCCATGACCGGCATTTCCTGAACACCGTATGTACCCATATTGCCGATATTGACTTTGGCAAGATCCAGCTCTATGTGGGTAACTACGACTTCTGGTACGAGTCCAGTCAGTTGGCGCTGACACTGATGCGTGACCAGAACAAGAAGAAGGAAGACAAGATTAAGGAGCTGCAAGCGTTCATTCAGCGCTTCAGCGCCAACAAGTCCAAGGCGAAGCAAGCGACCTCGCGTAAGAAGCTCCTGGACAAAATTCAACTCGATGACATCCGTCCATCGAACCGTAAATATCCGTTCATCAACTTCAAGCCGGAGCGTGAGGCAGGCAAGCAATTGCTGCTGACCGAAGGACTGACGAAGTCGGTGGATGGCGAGAAGCTGTTTGAGAACTTGACGTTGACGGTCAACAAGGGCGACAAAATTGCGCTGGTAGGGCCGAACTCGCTGGTGAAGACGGTGCTGATGCAGGTTCTGATGGGCGAGGTTGAGCCGGATGCCGGAACCTATCAGTGGGGCGTCACAACATCCCAGGCGTATTTCCCGAAGGATAACTCCGCTTACTTCGACGGTGTAGAGACGAGTCTGGTGGACTGGCTTCGCCAATATTCCAAGGATCAGGATGAATCCTTCATCCGCGGCTTCCTGGGTCGCATGCTGTTCTCTGGCGATGAGGCGTTGAAGAAGGCCAGCGTGCTGTCCGGGGGGGAGAAGGTTCGCTGCATGCTGTCCAAGATGATGCTGTCCGGGGCCAATGTGCTGCTGCTTGATGAGCCGACGAACCACTTGGATCTGGAGTCGATTACAGCGCTCAATAACGGGCTGATCGACTTTGACGGCACGATGCTGTTCACCTCGCATGACCATCAGTTCATCCAGACGATTGCCAACCGGATCGTGGAGATTACACCGAACGGCGTCATCGATCGCATGATGAGCTATGATGAGTATCTGGAGAGCAAGGAAATCAAGGCGCTGCGTGAGCAGTTGTACCCTGCTGAAGCTTAA
- a CDS encoding asparaginase domain-containing protein, whose translation MSRTESTITGRLLVPLLIAALLSAMVWGALGPATTAVAQTLAPKVFPIPELSDAHKQSPLPNVLVIGTGGTLAGQAADSTSFQNYRAGTYKIEDLVGQLPGKEKIADVATYQFGNKGSGGYTFPELYDLSLAVDQALESYDGVVVTTGTDTMEEIGYFLDLTVRSPKPVVITGAMRPWDVIGTDAPANLYNAIKLAGSGKTKWFGTVLMLNDVIQAAREVTKSNAHRMDTFETPMLGALGYIDESNIRIYRLNARAMKAGKSNWQTPFDLRTITADKLPIVEIVYNYQDAGGGAIRGLVADGAKGIVTAGTGAGGISSKLSAARTAAIRDNDVMFVTTTRTGSGTMYPGTGSNIVAGDSLNAQHARIMLMLSMAFTSDKTQIKDWFATFGTQEFDMNNELAVGWELGTKLEVAGVGMNKLTLSWPSADVQGKVKQYRVYESGKTVPIRTLGNEARSVELTGLSSGTEYTFTVKAVDAAGSESAGLSQTVKTVAVTYPSGSTGSGSSGSSGSGNAGLAESVISPSAGGKLELGSELSVVVPAGASADDLRLTVEKLDSSAASAMVPSGQTLLSPVFEITKNSSDNFKKPITLSFQFDASAVPAGYKPSVFYYDEGKKEWVEMGGTVNGRIISVESDHLTPFAVLAVKAAAEPEQSGSAEPLFSDTAGHWAATDIGKAVKLGIAGGYPDGTFKPDKTVTRAEFAVLLMNALKREGAAAELVFKDRDAIGTWAGDAVAKAVQAGIINGYADQTFRPNAAVTRAEMVMMIAKSMGLKMDGKASTSFADDQEIPGWARGAVHAVQEQGWIQGRSGNQFAPQGTATRAEAIRVLLNMLETL comes from the coding sequence ATGTCACGAACGGAATCTACAATAACGGGCAGGCTTCTTGTGCCGCTGCTCATCGCCGCCTTGCTGAGTGCGATGGTGTGGGGGGCGCTCGGACCTGCGACTACTGCTGTCGCACAGACGCTGGCGCCTAAGGTATTCCCTATACCGGAGCTTTCAGATGCACATAAGCAGTCGCCACTTCCTAATGTGCTTGTTATCGGCACCGGCGGTACGCTTGCTGGACAGGCGGCGGATTCGACCAGCTTTCAAAATTATAGAGCAGGAACATACAAAATTGAGGATCTGGTAGGGCAGTTGCCAGGCAAAGAGAAGATTGCCGATGTCGCCACCTACCAGTTCGGGAATAAAGGCTCGGGCGGCTACACCTTCCCGGAGCTGTATGATCTGTCACTGGCAGTTGACCAGGCGCTGGAGAGCTATGACGGCGTCGTGGTGACGACCGGGACCGACACGATGGAGGAGATCGGGTATTTCCTCGATCTGACGGTGAGAAGTCCGAAGCCGGTCGTCATCACCGGGGCGATGCGCCCGTGGGATGTCATCGGTACGGATGCGCCTGCCAACCTGTATAATGCGATCAAGCTGGCAGGCAGCGGCAAGACGAAGTGGTTCGGCACGGTGCTGATGCTCAATGACGTCATTCAGGCGGCACGAGAGGTGACGAAGTCCAATGCACACCGGATGGACACGTTCGAGACTCCGATGCTGGGCGCGCTGGGCTATATCGATGAGAGCAATATTCGTATCTATCGTTTGAATGCCAGAGCGATGAAGGCGGGCAAGTCGAACTGGCAGACGCCATTCGACCTGCGGACGATTACGGCAGACAAGCTGCCGATCGTCGAGATTGTCTACAATTACCAAGACGCGGGCGGCGGCGCGATTCGCGGCCTGGTGGCAGACGGCGCCAAGGGCATCGTCACCGCTGGTACCGGAGCAGGCGGCATCTCCTCCAAGCTGAGCGCCGCCCGCACTGCGGCAATCCGCGATAATGATGTGATGTTCGTGACGACGACCCGCACGGGCTCGGGAACGATGTATCCGGGAACCGGCAGCAACATTGTGGCGGGCGATAGTCTGAATGCCCAGCATGCGCGTATTATGCTGATGCTGTCCATGGCGTTTACCTCCGACAAGACGCAGATCAAGGACTGGTTCGCCACCTTCGGAACTCAGGAGTTCGATATGAACAATGAGCTTGCTGTCGGTTGGGAGCTGGGCACGAAGCTGGAGGTTGCTGGAGTGGGCATGAACAAGCTGACGCTGAGCTGGCCGTCAGCCGATGTCCAGGGCAAGGTCAAGCAATACCGCGTCTATGAGAGCGGCAAGACAGTGCCAATTCGGACACTAGGCAATGAGGCGCGGTCGGTCGAGCTTACAGGACTGAGCTCAGGCACAGAATATACGTTCACGGTCAAAGCGGTAGACGCGGCCGGGTCGGAGAGTGCGGGTCTGTCTCAGACGGTCAAGACAGTAGCTGTCACCTATCCAAGCGGCTCCACAGGCAGTGGCTCAAGCGGTTCAAGCGGCTCAGGCAATGCTGGCCTCGCGGAGAGTGTCATCTCCCCGTCCGCTGGCGGGAAGCTGGAGCTGGGCAGCGAGCTGAGCGTGGTTGTGCCGGCTGGAGCTTCTGCGGATGATCTGCGCTTGACCGTAGAGAAGCTGGACAGCTCTGCGGCCTCGGCGATGGTGCCGAGCGGTCAGACTCTGTTGTCTCCCGTATTTGAGATTACGAAAAATAGCAGCGACAACTTCAAGAAGCCGATTACACTTAGCTTCCAGTTCGATGCGTCGGCAGTGCCAGCCGGATACAAGCCCTCTGTCTTCTACTATGATGAAGGTAAGAAGGAATGGGTGGAGATGGGCGGCACAGTGAACGGCCGCATCATATCGGTGGAGAGCGACCATCTGACTCCGTTTGCCGTGTTGGCCGTCAAGGCAGCGGCTGAGCCTGAGCAGTCGGGTAGCGCCGAGCCGCTGTTCTCGGACACGGCAGGACACTGGGCGGCCACAGACATCGGCAAGGCAGTGAAGCTGGGGATCGCTGGCGGTTACCCGGATGGAACATTCAAGCCGGACAAGACCGTTACCCGCGCTGAATTCGCCGTGCTGCTGATGAATGCGCTGAAGCGAGAGGGCGCCGCGGCAGAGCTGGTATTCAAGGATCGGGATGCGATCGGGACATGGGCTGGCGATGCGGTAGCCAAGGCCGTACAGGCTGGCATCATCAACGGCTATGCGGATCAGACCTTCCGTCCGAACGCGGCGGTTACGCGAGCAGAGATGGTGATGATGATTGCCAAGTCGATGGGACTGAAGATGGATGGCAAGGCGTCGACCTCCTTTGCAGATGATCAGGAGATTCCAGGCTGGGCCAGGGGTGCTGTCCATGCCGTACAGGAACAAGGATGGATTCAGGGGCGCAGCGGCAATCAGTTCGCTCCGCAGGGGACAGCGACCAGAGCGGAAGCGATACGTGTCCTGCTGAATATGCTGGAGACCTTATAA
- a CDS encoding asparaginase: MTSLKESKLVKKLLIPLLVIAMLGATAAMVFAETLPGGGTVKKFDIPQLSEGAIQSSLPNVLVIGTGGTLAGQAADSTSFQNYRAGTYKIEDLVAQLPGKEKIADVATYQFGNKGSGGYTFPELYDLSLAVDQALESYDGVVVTTGTDTMEEIGYFLDLTVRSPKPVVITGAMRPWDVIGTDAPANLYNAIKLAGSGKTKWFGTVLMLNDVIQAAREVTKSNAHRMDTFETPMLGALGYIDENNIRIYRAPARVLKAGKEDWSTPFDLGTIPVDKLPIVEIVYNYQDAGGGAIRGLVAEGAKGIVTAGTGAGGISSKMSAARTAAIRDNDVMFVTTTRTGSGTMYPGSNSNIVAGDNLNAQHARIMLMLSMAFASDKTQIKDWFATYGTQDVQVDAGVESRTLALPSELEAGAVEAPVAVETPTPAVETVPETSAVETAPETTPNASEEAAPQTAPVGTEETAVPAGT; this comes from the coding sequence ATGACATCATTGAAAGAGAGCAAGCTTGTGAAAAAGTTACTGATCCCACTATTAGTTATAGCCATGCTGGGAGCGACTGCTGCAATGGTATTTGCTGAGACGCTGCCAGGCGGAGGGACAGTCAAAAAGTTTGATATTCCTCAGCTCTCTGAAGGAGCCATCCAGTCTTCACTCCCTAATGTGCTTGTTATCGGCACCGGCGGTACGCTTGCCGGACAGGCGGCGGATTCGACCAGCTTTCAAAATTATAGAGCAGGAACATACAAAATTGAGGATCTGGTAGCGCAGTTGCCAGGCAAAGAGAAGATTGCCGATGTTGCCACCTACCAGTTCGGGAATAAAGGCTCGGGCGGCTACACCTTCCCGGAGCTGTATGATCTGTCGCTGGCAGTTGACCAGGCGCTGGAGAGCTATGACGGCGTCGTGGTGACGACCGGAACCGACACGATGGAGGAGATCGGGTATTTCCTCGATCTGACGGTGAGAAGTCCGAAGCCGGTCGTCATCACCGGGGCGATGCGTCCGTGGGATGTCATCGGTACGGATGCGCCTGCCAACCTGTATAATGCGATCAAGCTGGCAGGCAGCGGCAAGACGAAGTGGTTCGGCACGGTGCTGATGCTCAATGATGTCATTCAGGCGGCGCGAGAGGTGACGAAGTCCAACGCACACCGGATGGACACGTTCGAGACCCCGATGCTGGGCGCGCTGGGCTATATCGATGAGAATAATATTCGCATCTACCGCGCTCCGGCTCGTGTGCTTAAGGCAGGCAAGGAGGATTGGTCGACGCCGTTCGATCTCGGTACGATTCCAGTGGACAAGCTGCCAATTGTTGAGATTGTCTACAACTACCAAGACGCAGGCGGCGGCGCGATTCGCGGCCTGGTGGCAGAGGGAGCGAAGGGGATCGTCACCGCAGGCACCGGAGCAGGCGGCATCTCCTCCAAGATGAGCGCAGCCCGCACCGCGGCGATCCGCGATAATGATGTGATGTTCGTGACGACGACCCGCACGGGTTCGGGAACGATGTATCCAGGAAGCAACAGTAATATTGTAGCGGGCGATAATCTCAATGCCCAGCATGCGCGCATCATGCTGATGCTGTCCATGGCGTTCGCCTCTGACAAGACGCAGATCAAGGACTGGTTCGCAACTTACGGTACACAGGATGTCCAAGTTGATGCCGGGGTGGAGAGCAGAACCTTGGCGTTGCCTTCGGAGCTTGAGGCGGGGGCGGTCGAGGCTCCGGTCGCAGTAGAGACCCCGACGCCTGCGGTTGAGACTGTCCCAGAGACGTCTGCGGTTGAGACCGCGCCGGAGACGACACCGAATGCATCGGAAGAAGCGGCTCCTCAGACGGCTCCGGTGGGAACGGAAGAGACTGCTGTGCCGGCTGGAACCTGA
- a CDS encoding Gfo/Idh/MocA family protein — MSVTPIRLGIIGAGAIGHVHMETFKQLPEAVIAAVADAHAPAAKQRAEEHGIGTVHATPQELLEDAEIDAVVIGVPNQFHAPLAIEALRQGKHVLLEKPMSNTSMSAKRIMEAAEQSGKVLMMAHQMRWTGISRAIRQQIDQGALGRIYNVKTGWIRKKGIPGWGSWFTRMDQSGGGPLIDIGVHMLDLSLYLMGNPRPVSVYGSTYAEFGPQRRGIGTWGTPNWEGYYDVEDLATAMIKMDNGSTLLLEVSWAAHAAGAKEDPYVQLMGTEAGLSLSGTTGCLVTHEGDQVKEAVVEPLEGESDRVLMGRHFLECIRDNKQPISSALTGYTNNRILDAIYESSRTGSEVKLEW; from the coding sequence ATGTCAGTAACACCTATACGTCTGGGCATCATTGGCGCAGGCGCCATTGGTCATGTTCATATGGAAACGTTCAAGCAGTTGCCAGAGGCAGTGATAGCCGCTGTAGCGGATGCGCACGCTCCCGCAGCGAAGCAGCGAGCGGAGGAGCATGGGATTGGCACGGTTCATGCCACGCCGCAGGAGCTGTTGGAGGATGCGGAGATTGACGCTGTCGTCATCGGGGTGCCGAATCAGTTCCATGCACCGCTTGCTATCGAGGCGCTGCGTCAAGGCAAGCATGTGCTGTTGGAGAAGCCGATGTCTAACACGTCCATGTCGGCCAAGCGTATCATGGAAGCGGCGGAGCAGTCGGGCAAGGTGCTGATGATGGCGCATCAGATGCGCTGGACGGGGATCAGCCGCGCAATCCGGCAGCAGATCGACCAGGGAGCGCTAGGGCGTATCTATAATGTCAAGACGGGCTGGATTCGCAAGAAGGGGATTCCCGGCTGGGGATCATGGTTTACCCGCATGGATCAGTCCGGCGGAGGTCCCCTGATTGACATCGGTGTACATATGCTCGATCTGTCGCTATATTTGATGGGCAATCCACGGCCGGTATCGGTGTACGGCTCGACCTATGCCGAATTTGGCCCTCAGCGCCGCGGAATCGGGACATGGGGCACGCCGAACTGGGAAGGCTATTATGATGTGGAGGATCTGGCGACGGCTATGATCAAGATGGACAATGGCTCGACGCTGTTGCTGGAGGTAAGCTGGGCGGCTCATGCTGCTGGCGCCAAGGAGGACCCCTACGTTCAGTTAATGGGGACGGAGGCTGGATTGTCGCTGAGCGGCACCACAGGCTGTCTTGTAACACATGAAGGCGATCAGGTGAAGGAGGCGGTGGTGGAGCCGCTGGAAGGCGAGAGCGACCGTGTGCTAATGGGAAGGCATTTCCTGGAGTGTATCCGCGATAATAAGCAGCCGATCAGCTCAGCGCTGACGGGGTATACGAATAATCGTATTTTGGATGCGATCTATGAATCGTCGCGTACCGGCAGTGAAGTGAAGCTGGAGTGGTAG
- a CDS encoding MBL fold metallo-hydrolase, with protein sequence MSRMRFSNPDSVPTEHTMAHFKRWRKERANKLKLKDYSYVVPHVAPNLDYLHANRIEPSITWIGHSTFLIQHSGVNIVTDPVWSGRMAFQKRLAPPGIPLTDMPPIDMVLISHSHYDHLSITSLRRLAGDKQLLVPAGLKNKLRLKGFLRVREFHWWESATINGLTFTFVPSQHWTRRTPWDMNRSHWGGWIIEPSLELARKQDADLRQQGLKSIAGANDAAPSPALQSEGGRPVLTDNPTLYFAGDSGYFNGFKEIGSRFKIDVAMLPIGAYEPEWFMGPQHVTPEQALQAFVDTGASWFVPMHYGAFKLADDTPREALDRLESGRRQQRIEEERLVILPHGETWRLHGH encoded by the coding sequence TTGTCGAGAATGCGATTTTCTAATCCCGATTCGGTACCGACCGAGCATACGATGGCTCACTTTAAACGGTGGCGCAAAGAACGCGCCAACAAGCTTAAACTAAAGGATTATTCCTATGTCGTCCCGCATGTGGCTCCAAATCTTGACTATTTGCATGCCAATAGAATAGAACCGTCCATCACCTGGATTGGCCATTCGACCTTTCTGATCCAGCATTCAGGAGTGAACATCGTCACAGATCCGGTATGGTCGGGCAGAATGGCGTTCCAGAAGCGGCTGGCCCCGCCGGGCATCCCGCTAACGGATATGCCTCCGATCGATATGGTGCTGATCTCTCATTCCCATTATGATCATCTAAGTATTACCTCACTGCGCCGTCTGGCAGGGGACAAACAACTGCTGGTGCCCGCAGGGCTTAAAAATAAGCTGCGGCTGAAGGGGTTTCTAAGAGTGCGCGAGTTCCATTGGTGGGAATCAGCGACGATCAACGGCCTGACATTTACCTTTGTCCCCTCTCAGCATTGGACGAGGCGCACCCCTTGGGATATGAATCGTTCGCACTGGGGCGGCTGGATCATTGAACCGTCCTTGGAGTTGGCGCGGAAACAGGATGCTGACCTTCGCCAGCAAGGCCTGAAGAGCATTGCAGGGGCGAACGATGCAGCTCCATCTCCGGCGCTGCAGTCAGAGGGGGGCAGGCCGGTGCTCACGGACAATCCAACCTTGTATTTTGCTGGAGACAGCGGCTACTTCAACGGCTTCAAGGAGATCGGAAGCCGCTTCAAGATTGATGTAGCGATGCTGCCGATCGGGGCATATGAGCCGGAGTGGTTCATGGGTCCTCAGCATGTGACGCCCGAGCAAGCGCTGCAGGCGTTTGTTGATACGGGGGCATCCTGGTTTGTGCCGATGCATTATGGGGCGTTCAAGCTTGCGGACGATACGCCGAGGGAGGCGCTCGATCGGCTGGAGAGCGGTCGGAGGCAGCAGCGGATCGAGGAGGAGCGACTGGTTATATTGCCACATGGAGAGACATGGCGGCTTCATGGACATTAG
- the tnpA gene encoding IS200/IS605 family transposase, which yields MKLDSNNHSVFSLNYHLILVIKYRRKVITAEISERLKEIFESIQLPYNITLQEWNHDQDHVHVLMKAHPNTNISKFLNAYKSASSRLIKKEFPIIRESLWKEHFWSRSYCLLTTGGAPIDVIKKYIESQGMKG from the coding sequence ATGAAATTAGACTCCAATAACCACTCAGTATTCTCATTGAACTACCACTTGATTCTAGTCATCAAATATCGTAGGAAAGTCATTACCGCTGAAATATCCGAACGTCTGAAAGAGATATTTGAGTCCATTCAACTACCCTACAATATCACGCTTCAGGAATGGAATCATGACCAGGATCATGTTCACGTTCTCATGAAGGCGCATCCCAATACGAACATTTCCAAGTTTCTCAACGCTTACAAAAGCGCATCCTCCAGGCTTATCAAAAAGGAATTCCCTATCATCCGAGAGTCACTTTGGAAAGAGCATTTTTGGTCACGTTCCTATTGTCTGCTCACAACGGGTGGAGCACCCATAGACGTAATCAAGAAGTACATCGAAAGCCAAGGCATGAAAGGATGA
- a CDS encoding helix-turn-helix domain-containing protein: MLKAYKYRIYPNSQQQLYFAKTFGCVRFIYNRMLADKIDHYKPSPLTVKLLLIRSTCASPKSD, from the coding sequence GTGCTGAAAGCCTACAAGTATCGCATCTATCCGAATAGCCAGCAGCAGCTTTACTTTGCAAAAACCTTCGGTTGTGTTCGATTCATCTACAATCGGATGCTTGCAGACAAGATTGACCATTACAAGCCATCACCTCTGACGGTGAAGTTATTGCTAATCCGAAGCACCTGCGCAAGTCCGAAAAGCGATTAG